The proteins below come from a single Leptospira harrisiae genomic window:
- a CDS encoding cellulose synthase family protein, with translation MLTFLSISFLVLYGFDILVLFYFGLHTYLMVFLYSRYKQNCAEDETKVLSLKDKNLPTVTVQLPIFNEFYVVDRLIESACNLEYPAKKLQIQVLDDSTDETIEKVATLVAQYKKKGIWIEHVHRTNRKGHKAGALDEGMAKAKGDYIAIFDADFTPDSDFLLRTMGYFEDKSIGMVQTRWGHINETYNILTKAQSFGIDGHFMIEQVARNGASLWMNFNGTAGIWRRSCIEDAGGWEHDTLTEDFDLSYRAELKGWKFRYIKDVVCKAEIPATMNAYKAQQFRWCKGSIQTAVKLIPRIWKSKESWKIKGEAITHLINYSVHPLMIINILLTAPLLLMEFWAGFKMDDLPMEILFGSAAVLSIGSMGPVIFYAYSQREIHKNWKSKLVYLPILVMIGTGIAVMNTYAWVEAVFGVQSGFKRTPKLRIEKEGDSLQDKIKYVVPVDYRAFLEFFMGAYCVFCIYLSFMVGKPYMIGFMVLYSIGFFYVSYLSVAESFWKFKPATKAEKELRAVA, from the coding sequence ATGCTCACGTTTTTATCTATATCGTTTTTGGTTCTTTACGGCTTTGATATTTTGGTTCTGTTTTACTTCGGATTACATACTTACCTCATGGTTTTTCTGTATAGCAGATACAAACAAAACTGTGCGGAGGATGAAACCAAAGTCCTTTCCTTAAAGGACAAAAACCTTCCTACGGTAACTGTCCAACTTCCTATTTTTAATGAATTTTATGTGGTCGATCGATTGATTGAATCTGCATGTAATCTCGAATATCCTGCAAAAAAACTCCAAATCCAAGTCTTGGATGATTCCACTGACGAAACCATCGAAAAGGTGGCAACTTTAGTTGCCCAGTACAAGAAAAAAGGAATTTGGATCGAACACGTTCATAGAACCAATCGAAAAGGCCACAAAGCAGGTGCCCTGGATGAAGGTATGGCAAAAGCAAAAGGTGACTACATTGCTATCTTTGATGCTGACTTTACGCCAGATTCCGACTTTCTCCTTCGTACAATGGGATATTTTGAAGATAAATCCATTGGGATGGTCCAAACTCGTTGGGGCCATATCAACGAAACATATAATATTTTAACCAAAGCGCAAAGTTTTGGAATCGATGGTCACTTTATGATCGAACAAGTCGCAAGAAACGGTGCAAGCCTTTGGATGAACTTCAATGGAACTGCCGGTATCTGGAGACGTTCTTGTATTGAAGACGCTGGTGGATGGGAACATGACACCCTCACGGAAGATTTCGATCTTTCTTATCGTGCCGAACTCAAAGGTTGGAAATTCCGTTACATCAAAGACGTGGTTTGTAAGGCAGAAATTCCTGCTACTATGAACGCTTATAAAGCACAACAATTCCGTTGGTGCAAAGGTTCCATCCAAACTGCGGTCAAACTCATTCCAAGAATTTGGAAGTCCAAAGAATCTTGGAAAATCAAAGGCGAGGCGATCACTCACTTAATCAATTATTCTGTTCACCCGCTTATGATCATCAACATCCTTCTCACAGCTCCTCTCCTTCTTATGGAATTTTGGGCAGGGTTCAAAATGGATGACCTCCCAATGGAAATTCTTTTTGGTTCGGCGGCAGTTCTATCCATCGGATCGATGGGTCCTGTGATTTTTTACGCCTATTCACAAAGAGAAATTCACAAAAATTGGAAATCCAAATTGGTTTATCTTCCTATTCTTGTAATGATTGGAACAGGGATTGCTGTGATGAATACCTATGCTTGGGTCGAAGCCGTTTTTGGTGTCCAATCGGGATTCAAACGCACTCCTAAACTCCGAATTGAAAAAGAAGGAGATAGTTTACAGGACAAAATCAAATATGTGGTCCCTGTGGATTACAGAGCGTTCCTCGAATTTTTTATGGGCGCTTATTGTGTGTTCTGCATTTATTTATCCTTCATGGTCGGAAAACCGTACATGATTGGTTTTATGGTTCTCTATTCCATCGGATTTTTCTATGTCTCTTATCTTTCTGTGGCGGAGTCGTTCTGGAAATTCAAACCAGCGACCAAAGCAGAAAAGGAACTACGTGCCGTCGCTTAA
- a CDS encoding ATP-binding protein yields the protein MLAHNGKKVLAPVNGVASLTPDQKHFQIKQDGSWSTTSPYQFRQFDFPTLLESFDLGALYSLDLIETPLKDYFQKFKKDSTFKIVLSPFCRYQHLNFEEMILRDMKDAYLAFNELLKQIFPKAVVSNFFELPTLDFEHPNGIPEFFLHKQFHEPVDKTRKSLINHEVLFLGAESIFHILRMLYYNEPFTKRHLAVFLVDRKGRMDLEPRQFFLTNGQSLAFIPANLDKRYKIASFQTVFEEVKPMDVASLGYFNIYEQYSITLYEKLPASRKEFSCIDCMECNNYCPTNANPVQLIKGKTEEFEKSQCISCGICTVYCPSGIDIRKRIEGVLV from the coding sequence ATGCTCGCGCATAACGGAAAAAAGGTGCTTGCACCTGTCAACGGAGTCGCTAGTCTCACTCCAGACCAAAAACACTTTCAAATCAAACAAGATGGATCTTGGTCTACTACTTCACCATATCAATTCCGTCAGTTTGATTTTCCAACTCTATTGGAATCTTTTGACTTGGGTGCTTTGTATTCTTTGGATTTGATTGAAACTCCACTAAAGGATTACTTTCAAAAATTTAAGAAAGACTCTACTTTTAAAATTGTATTATCACCATTTTGCAGATACCAACATCTAAACTTTGAAGAAATGATTCTTCGAGATATGAAGGATGCTTATCTAGCATTCAATGAACTTCTCAAACAAATTTTTCCAAAGGCAGTAGTCTCTAATTTTTTTGAACTACCAACGTTGGATTTTGAACATCCGAATGGAATTCCTGAGTTTTTTCTCCACAAACAATTTCACGAACCTGTGGACAAAACTAGAAAATCACTAATCAATCATGAAGTATTATTTTTAGGTGCTGAATCGATATTTCATATCTTAAGAATGTTATATTATAATGAACCTTTTACGAAACGACATTTAGCAGTTTTTTTAGTAGATCGTAAAGGAAGAATGGATTTGGAACCTCGCCAGTTTTTTTTAACGAATGGTCAATCGTTGGCGTTCATTCCAGCCAATTTAGACAAACGATATAAAATTGCATCATTCCAAACCGTGTTTGAAGAAGTAAAACCAATGGACGTTGCTTCGTTAGGTTATTTTAATATTTATGAACAATACTCCATCACACTTTATGAAAAACTTCCTGCATCCAGAAAAGAATTCAGTTGTATTGATTGTATGGAATGTAATAACTACTGCCCAACCAATGCAAATCCTGTGCAACTGATCAAAGGGAAAACTGAAGAATTCGAAAAGAGCCAATGTATATCCTGCGGAATTTGTACAGTTTACTGTCCATCAGGCATTGATATTCGGAAACGTATTGAAGGAGTTTTGGTTTAG
- a CDS encoding PTS sugar transporter subunit IIA, translated as MNQLLEILDPKNIIFDFKATTKEDAIRKMISHMVATQSLDPIHEEETVSSLMNREKSMSTGIGSGVAIPHCSVHYVNELKCAMAIAPQGIDFDALDHGLVQIFIMLIVPKNKFQDHIKTLALIAKTLNIPEEREKLIKAKNFEEIQKAFLSKS; from the coding sequence ATGAATCAACTTCTGGAGATTCTGGACCCTAAAAATATCATTTTCGATTTTAAAGCAACCACGAAAGAGGATGCCATTCGTAAGATGATTTCGCATATGGTCGCCACACAATCGTTAGATCCTATCCACGAAGAAGAGACTGTTTCTTCTTTAATGAACAGAGAAAAATCAATGTCGACTGGAATTGGGAGTGGGGTTGCCATTCCCCATTGTTCGGTGCACTATGTAAATGAATTGAAATGTGCAATGGCAATTGCACCACAAGGAATTGACTTTGATGCACTTGATCATGGTTTAGTTCAAATTTTTATCATGCTGATAGTTCCGAAAAACAAATTCCAGGATCATATCAAAACACTTGCATTGATTGCAAAAACTCTAAATATCCCCGAAGAAAGAGAAAAACTCATCAAAGCCAAAAATTTCGAAGAAATCCAAAAGGCATTCCTTTCGAAAAGTTAA
- a CDS encoding ABC transporter permease — MKSELFRFLYFLLLLSCISSFVSEFHTKDKSYLYADVGISEVQNKEADFLSSYFQFWKSLVFESGGKTENGETVYSHILTRFLPTLHLALFSILFGSIFAFALSLGVTYFRSKVLYDMVSFSSNLILSTPVFIVAILLLILFFYRLEWFPPGGYESGNTYYVVLPGITLGSRVYARMSLYLLPEIHKEAESKYVQLLKTRSYPWSHIVGKEIFLKVLPIALILLILDFGSLLSGAMVVEEIFFYPGIGKSLYYSIKSMDTRLLATLLMYSGILFYILNRIGFYLQRFFSGGLL; from the coding sequence GTGAAGTCGGAACTATTCCGTTTTCTGTATTTTTTACTGCTGTTATCCTGTATCAGTAGTTTTGTATCTGAGTTTCATACAAAAGATAAATCTTATCTTTATGCAGATGTTGGGATCTCAGAAGTTCAAAACAAGGAAGCAGATTTTTTATCTTCCTATTTTCAGTTTTGGAAATCATTGGTGTTTGAATCTGGTGGAAAAACGGAAAATGGCGAAACTGTATATTCGCATATTCTAACTCGTTTTCTTCCAACCTTACATTTAGCATTATTTAGTATTCTTTTTGGTTCCATTTTTGCATTTGCGCTTTCTCTTGGCGTTACTTATTTTCGTTCAAAAGTTTTGTATGATATGGTTTCGTTTAGTTCTAATTTGATTTTGTCTACTCCAGTCTTTATAGTTGCTATTCTACTTTTGATTTTATTTTTTTATCGATTGGAATGGTTCCCTCCAGGTGGTTACGAATCGGGGAACACATATTATGTTGTTTTGCCGGGGATTACGTTGGGTTCGCGAGTATACGCTCGAATGTCATTGTATTTATTGCCAGAAATTCACAAGGAAGCAGAATCGAAGTATGTTCAGTTATTAAAAACTAGATCCTATCCTTGGAGTCATATAGTCGGAAAAGAAATTTTTTTAAAAGTCTTACCGATTGCTCTGATTCTTTTGATTTTGGACTTTGGATCCTTGTTGTCAGGAGCTATGGTAGTAGAGGAAATTTTCTTTTACCCAGGAATCGGAAAGTCTCTATATTATTCTATTAAATCGATGGACACACGATTACTTGCAACATTACTAATGTATTCTGGTATATTGTTCTATATTTTGAATCGTATTGGATTTTATCTTCAGAGATTTTTTTCTGGAGGCTTGTTATAG
- a CDS encoding ABC transporter permease subunit: MSHLLTIVRFLFFGLVTAGVLFLPKPTNVDLVNNNLPIFSPGFFAGTDRLGRDNLALFCYGSLSTIILVIPARIFTIFVSFLLSSFALFFPKKTDFVLSGIVSVSLAIPSLLSALIVISLLPNSPFTIFIAILVSDWALSYETLTAKIREIKQSSYLSASLCMGAKSYHLVLLHYLPALRDIFGFLFFSGLPAVVMTTALFSYLGIQTSLGDTGPGLGEQIAFSKDYFDKSPVSVLLPIVAILTLVYSLGSNLKKNET, encoded by the coding sequence GTGAGTCATTTACTTACCATTGTTAGATTTTTATTTTTTGGATTAGTTACAGCGGGTGTTTTGTTTTTGCCAAAACCCACAAATGTAGATTTAGTAAACAATAACTTGCCGATTTTTTCTCCTGGTTTTTTTGCGGGTACAGATCGACTGGGTCGTGACAATCTTGCGTTATTCTGTTATGGATCTTTATCAACGATCATACTTGTGATTCCTGCGCGCATTTTTACTATTTTTGTTTCGTTTCTTTTGTCTTCATTTGCACTCTTTTTCCCTAAAAAAACGGACTTTGTACTTTCTGGAATTGTTTCTGTTTCTTTAGCTATTCCATCTTTGTTGTCGGCTCTTATCGTGATCAGTTTGTTGCCAAACAGTCCTTTTACAATTTTTATTGCGATTTTGGTTTCCGATTGGGCATTGTCTTATGAAACATTGACTGCTAAAATTCGTGAGATCAAACAAAGCTCTTATCTTTCGGCATCCCTTTGTATGGGAGCAAAATCCTATCACTTAGTTCTTTTGCATTATTTGCCTGCCCTTCGCGATATTTTTGGTTTTTTGTTTTTTTCTGGATTGCCGGCAGTAGTGATGACTACAGCCCTGTTTTCCTATCTGGGAATCCAAACTTCGCTTGGTGATACGGGGCCAGGGCTTGGAGAACAAATCGCATTTTCTAAAGATTATTTTGATAAGTCACCAGTTTCCGTTTTGCTTCCGATCGTTGCCATTTTAACTTTGGTGTATTCTTTGGGATCTAACCTAAAAAAGAATGAAACATAA